In candidate division KSB1 bacterium, the following proteins share a genomic window:
- the argS gene encoding arginine--tRNA ligase: protein MIDIEQYLQNSIATALRRLSFDPSQIMIKLEPPKQNQFGDLACNIALQLASQQKRAPRAIAEAIMSGLELDPGMVEKVEIAGPGFINFHLGWGYYRQALLNILHQGTEFGQATWGNGVKMQIEFVSANPTGPLNVVSARAAAVGDVMVNLYRAVGFAADREYYINDAGRQVRLLGASVSSRYMELFGHREPFPEEGYHGEYVKDLAKEIADEYGDRFCQLTIDERQEQLSKIALEKMIALHQQMMQQYGVKFDTWFPESQLRAAEAHLAVLRELEQAGYTYQEQGAIWFRSTLFGDEKDRVLITSEGEPTYFLVDIAYHRNKYQRGYEKLYDIWGPDHHGYIPRMAAAIQALGYPKDSFHVEIVQQVNLLRAGEVVKMSKRAGQIITMEELIQEVGVDAARFFFVNRKCSSHLDFDIDLAKKQSDENPVYYVQYAHARIFNIIKFAEQQGYRIELDADLTRLQQEEERLLIKRLLQYPEIISRAAQFWEPHLLTNYLQELAAVFHHFYQKHRVVTEDAPLTRARLLLCQATQIVFANGLRILGITAPERM from the coding sequence ATGATCGATATTGAGCAATATCTTCAAAATAGTATCGCAACAGCTTTACGTCGTTTATCCTTCGATCCAAGCCAGATCATGATCAAATTGGAGCCGCCGAAGCAAAATCAGTTTGGCGATCTTGCCTGCAATATCGCGCTGCAATTGGCATCGCAACAGAAGCGCGCTCCGCGAGCGATTGCTGAGGCGATCATGTCGGGGCTGGAGCTCGACCCAGGCATGGTCGAAAAAGTGGAGATTGCTGGGCCTGGCTTCATCAATTTCCATCTCGGATGGGGGTATTATCGACAAGCATTGCTGAACATTCTTCACCAGGGAACTGAATTTGGTCAGGCCACTTGGGGGAATGGCGTTAAAATGCAGATCGAGTTCGTCAGTGCTAATCCTACTGGGCCATTGAATGTCGTCAGCGCGCGCGCTGCCGCCGTCGGCGATGTGATGGTCAACCTTTATCGAGCTGTGGGATTCGCTGCCGATCGAGAATATTATATCAATGATGCTGGGCGACAGGTGAGGCTATTGGGTGCTTCGGTGAGTTCCCGATACATGGAGCTATTCGGCCATCGTGAACCCTTTCCAGAGGAAGGTTATCATGGCGAATATGTGAAAGATTTAGCCAAAGAGATCGCCGATGAATATGGTGATCGGTTTTGTCAGCTTACTATCGATGAGCGACAGGAGCAATTGTCAAAAATCGCTTTAGAGAAAATGATCGCGCTTCATCAACAGATGATGCAGCAGTATGGGGTGAAATTCGATACCTGGTTTCCCGAGAGCCAGTTGCGCGCGGCCGAAGCGCACCTTGCCGTTCTGAGGGAATTGGAGCAAGCTGGGTATACATATCAGGAGCAAGGTGCAATTTGGTTTCGTTCCACCCTGTTCGGCGATGAGAAAGATCGGGTATTGATCACCAGCGAGGGAGAGCCAACCTACTTCTTGGTGGACATTGCCTATCATCGAAATAAATATCAGCGAGGGTATGAAAAACTGTATGACATTTGGGGGCCAGATCATCATGGCTATATTCCCAGAATGGCAGCAGCGATTCAAGCCCTCGGCTATCCAAAGGACAGCTTTCATGTGGAGATCGTACAGCAGGTCAATTTGCTGCGCGCTGGAGAGGTCGTAAAAATGTCCAAGCGGGCGGGTCAAATCATTACCATGGAAGAGCTAATCCAAGAAGTCGGCGTCGATGCCGCCAGGTTCTTCTTCGTCAATCGCAAATGCTCCAGCCATCTCGATTTCGATATCGATTTGGCTAAAAAGCAGTCGGATGAAAACCCAGTCTATTACGTCCAATATGCCCATGCTCGAATTTTTAATATCATCAAATTTGCTGAGCAACAGGGCTATCGCATTGAACTGGACGCCGATCTCACCCGGCTGCAGCAGGAGGAGGAACGGCTATTGATCAAAAGGTTGCTTCAGTACCCTGAAATCATCTCCAGGGCGGCCCAGTTCTGGGAGCCCCATTTGTTGACGAATTATTTGCAGGAGCTGGCAGCGGTTTTTCATCACTTTTATCAGAAACATCGGGTGGTCACCGAAGATGCACCGCTCACTCGGGCGCGGCTCTTGTTATGTCAGGCAACACAGATCGTGTTCGCCAATGGGTTAAGGATCTTGGGCATCACTGCTCCAGAGCGTATGTAG
- a CDS encoding PfkB family carbohydrate kinase, producing the protein MSVLVVGSVALDTVETPFGKVDDAIGGSATYFSAAASYFTDVNIVAVVGEDFPIDQIKFLQARGVNLDGLVVKPGKTFRWGGKYDFDLNQRETLFTHLNVFENFDPKLPEHYRNTPYLFLANIHPELQLKVLHQMSQPKLVVMDTMNFWIERTPAPLAEVLKRVDILIVNDSEVRQLAQTPNLFIGAKRIQKMGPKIIVMKKGEHGALLVHDGQYFWAPAFPLEQLQDPTGAGDTFAGGFVGYLAKVDDPSPAHLRKAVIYGSTLASFCVEQFSLRGLKNLSPQQIEHRYRQFIDMVKCD; encoded by the coding sequence ATGAGCGTTCTGGTGGTCGGCTCTGTCGCCCTTGATACAGTGGAAACGCCATTTGGCAAGGTCGACGACGCCATTGGCGGCTCGGCAACTTATTTCAGCGCAGCCGCGAGTTATTTTACAGATGTCAATATCGTTGCCGTGGTCGGCGAAGATTTTCCGATCGACCAAATCAAATTTCTCCAAGCCCGCGGTGTGAATCTCGATGGACTTGTGGTCAAACCTGGAAAAACATTCCGGTGGGGTGGAAAATATGATTTCGATCTCAATCAGCGGGAAACGCTTTTCACCCATTTGAACGTGTTCGAAAATTTCGACCCGAAATTGCCCGAACACTATCGAAACACCCCTTATCTATTTTTGGCAAACATACATCCAGAACTCCAGCTCAAAGTGCTCCATCAAATGTCCCAGCCGAAATTGGTCGTGATGGACACCATGAACTTCTGGATCGAACGGACGCCTGCGCCACTCGCAGAGGTTTTGAAACGTGTCGATATCTTGATTGTAAATGATTCTGAAGTCCGTCAATTGGCTCAAACGCCCAATTTGTTTATTGGAGCGAAGCGAATCCAAAAGATGGGCCCAAAAATTATTGTGATGAAGAAGGGGGAACATGGAGCGCTATTGGTGCATGATGGCCAATACTTCTGGGCCCCAGCATTTCCCTTGGAACAACTCCAGGACCCAACTGGCGCGGGAGATACTTTTGCTGGTGGATTTGTCGGTTATTTGGCCAAAGTTGATGATCCGTCTCCGGCTCATCTGAGAAAAGCGGTCATCTACGGCAGCACGCTCGCTTCCTTCTGCGTGGAACAGTTCAGCCTCAGGGGGCTCAAGAACCTTTCTCCCCAGCAGATCGAGCACCGCTATCGGCAGTTTATCGATATGGTCAAATGCGATTAA
- a CDS encoding secondary thiamine-phosphate synthase enzyme YjbQ codes for MKVLTDYIPISTRGFTDIVDITDKVASLIDRSELQSGLATVFISGSTAGVTTIEYEPGLIRDLPEAFEKVAPMSQRYHHDATWHDGNGFAHVRAALLGASLSVPFKDKRLLLGTWQQIVVVDFDNRPRRREVVVQLMGA; via the coding sequence ATGAAAGTATTGACAGATTATATTCCAATTTCTACTCGAGGCTTCACTGACATTGTCGATATTACTGATAAAGTTGCCTCTCTGATTGATCGATCAGAACTTCAGTCTGGGCTGGCGACTGTTTTTATTTCAGGATCGACGGCAGGGGTGACGACCATTGAATATGAGCCAGGTTTGATTCGGGACTTGCCTGAGGCATTTGAGAAAGTGGCTCCAATGAGCCAGCGCTATCATCACGACGCCACTTGGCACGATGGCAACGGTTTTGCTCATGTCCGCGCCGCGCTTTTGGGTGCTTCGCTCAGCGTTCCTTTTAAAGACAAACGCTTGTTGCTGGGCACTTGGCAACAAATTGTGGTAGTCGATTTCGATAATCGGCCGCGCCGGCGCGAAGTGGTGGTCCAACTCATGGGAGCTTAG
- a CDS encoding ATP-binding cassette domain-containing protein: MIELVDVSYFYESAEQGSIPALRHITWQFREGEYVAMMGRNNSGKTTLARCLNALLIPQQGTVWVDGLNSQEPQNIIPIRKKVGMVFQNPDNQIVATTVETEIAFGLENLGIPTDRMREIVTANLERFGLTRYRNYPPHLLSGGEKQRLAIASILAMNPKYLVLDEPSSMLDATGRRELMAILNEIKAENASKPVEDRTAILFITQFPEEALPADRLILLDQGQIVCDGPPKKVFQNVEQIKSLGLEVPVEFEILPWLKAQGLDLEVLNEFL; this comes from the coding sequence ATGATCGAATTGGTAGATGTAAGCTATTTTTATGAGTCAGCAGAGCAAGGATCGATCCCAGCTCTCCGTCACATCACCTGGCAGTTTCGTGAAGGCGAATACGTTGCAATGATGGGGCGCAATAATAGTGGCAAGACCACCTTAGCCCGTTGTCTCAATGCGCTCTTGATTCCGCAACAAGGTACAGTGTGGGTCGACGGTCTCAACAGCCAAGAACCTCAAAACATCATTCCAATCCGGAAAAAAGTGGGCATGGTGTTTCAGAACCCGGACAACCAGATCGTCGCAACCACGGTCGAAACAGAGATCGCATTTGGTCTAGAGAACCTCGGCATCCCAACTGATAGGATGCGCGAGATCGTGACCGCTAATCTGGAGCGATTTGGTTTGACACGGTACCGTAACTATCCGCCTCATCTTCTCTCAGGTGGAGAGAAACAACGGCTGGCGATCGCTTCAATATTAGCCATGAATCCTAAATATCTGGTGCTCGATGAACCCAGTTCCATGCTCGATGCCACTGGTCGACGGGAACTAATGGCAATTTTAAATGAAATCAAAGCGGAAAATGCGAGCAAGCCGGTCGAAGATCGCACGGCCATCCTATTCATCACTCAATTTCCGGAAGAAGCTTTGCCGGCGGATCGTTTGATTCTCCTGGATCAGGGCCAAATTGTCTGCGATGGACCGCCCAAAAAAGTGTTCCAAAATGTCGAGCAAATCAAGTCGTTGGGATTAGAAGTTCCGGTAGAATTTGAAATCCTCCCATGGCTTAAGGCGCAGGGACTTGATTTAGAAGTTTTGAATGAATTTCTCTAA
- a CDS encoding NCS2 family permease: MRRFFKFDQLGTNYRREILAGITTFITMSYIIIVNPAILEAAHMPKDAVMVATILTAFFGTVCLGIYSNRPFAIAPYMGENAFIAYTVVNVLGYTWQTALGAIFVGGVLFTVLTLLRVRTWLVEVIPQSLKYSFAVGIGLFLTLIGLNETGIVSVGVASAPLKLGNIADPKALLAILGFVLIGFLMLIRIRGAILIGILSVTVLSYILGLSETPEKFMSMPPSLKPILLQLDIAGALTWGFFAVILTVFVMDFVDTMGTLIGLSARANLLDERGNLPQIEKPMLIDALSTVLGALLGTTTSGVYIESAAGIEEGGRSGFTSVVTGVLFLLALFFAPFLTAIPAFAYGPALMIVGLLMLEPIKKIDFSDYSELIPAFCTIVLMSFTFNIGIGMTAGFVLYPLFKLLAGRPQHIHPGMWVLFVLSLLFYIFYPYH; encoded by the coding sequence ATGCGGCGTTTTTTTAAATTCGATCAACTCGGCACCAACTATCGCCGGGAAATTCTTGCTGGCATTACGACGTTCATCACCATGTCTTACATCATCATCGTCAATCCAGCGATCCTGGAGGCGGCACACATGCCGAAAGACGCGGTGATGGTCGCCACGATTTTGACTGCCTTCTTTGGGACTGTCTGTCTGGGCATCTATTCCAACCGTCCTTTTGCTATCGCGCCTTATATGGGTGAGAACGCCTTCATTGCCTATACCGTGGTCAATGTGTTGGGCTACACCTGGCAAACCGCCTTGGGTGCGATCTTTGTCGGGGGCGTGTTGTTCACGGTCCTGACATTGCTACGCGTGCGGACCTGGCTGGTGGAGGTCATTCCTCAGAGCCTGAAATATAGCTTCGCCGTCGGTATCGGCTTGTTCCTCACCTTGATCGGCTTGAATGAGACCGGAATCGTCTCTGTAGGGGTGGCTTCGGCCCCGCTCAAGCTGGGCAACATCGCCGATCCGAAAGCGCTTCTGGCCATCCTGGGATTCGTGCTGATCGGTTTCCTGATGCTGATTCGAATCCGGGGCGCAATCCTGATCGGCATTTTAAGCGTCACGGTGCTCTCTTATATTCTTGGACTTTCGGAAACCCCTGAAAAATTCATGAGTATGCCCCCAAGCTTAAAGCCAATTCTCCTTCAATTAGATATCGCAGGCGCACTCACCTGGGGATTTTTCGCAGTCATTCTGACGGTTTTTGTCATGGATTTCGTTGATACTATGGGGACGTTGATCGGGCTCTCTGCCCGTGCAAACCTATTAGATGAGCGGGGCAATTTGCCTCAGATTGAAAAACCGATGCTGATCGATGCGCTTTCCACGGTGCTCGGTGCCCTATTGGGAACCACCACAAGCGGCGTCTATATTGAATCGGCTGCTGGCATTGAAGAAGGCGGGAGAAGCGGATTCACTTCGGTGGTCACCGGGGTGCTATTCCTCTTGGCTCTATTCTTCGCCCCATTTTTAACCGCTATCCCAGCGTTCGCTTATGGCCCAGCATTGATGATCGTCGGATTATTAATGTTAGAGCCAATCAAAAAAATTGATTTTTCCGATTACAGCGAGCTGATCCCAGCGTTCTGCACCATTGTGCTGATGAGTTTCACATTCAACATCGGAATCGGGATGACGGCCGGGTTTGTTCTTTATCCATTGTTCAAATTGCTGGCTGGAAGACCGCAACACATCCATCCGGGAATGTGGGTCCTATTTGTATTATCGCTTTTGTTTTATATTTTCTATCCGTATCACTAA
- a CDS encoding PfkB family carbohydrate kinase, with protein MKIGVIGTFIKDHIKLSTGDEVDSFGGIFYTVSILSNLISAGDEIYPVCYLGTDIYNSITQRLAELPGVKEYGIRKIDQPNTAVTLIYHTTEQRFEYLSHRLPPIELDHIRSIGVMDAWLVNFITGFEMSLPCFQQFRSQVPGLVYVDYHSLSLDIQPDGLRVLRYRPDWREWLSGIDVVQMNEAEAASVLNLSAPSDSQLSNLGCQILELGVKVCHITRGSNGSFLFVKKGSKQEFYQIPAMPLKTVVDVTGCGDAFAAGFLVHYLNRGDALEATRYANRVAGLNCTFSGTEQLPELKTMLKDAGVESSAF; from the coding sequence ATGAAAATCGGAGTTATTGGGACCTTCATCAAAGATCATATCAAGCTCAGCACCGGGGATGAAGTGGATAGCTTTGGTGGGATTTTTTACACTGTTTCGATCCTGAGCAATTTGATTTCTGCCGGGGATGAAATTTATCCGGTCTGCTATTTGGGAACTGATATTTATAATTCTATCACCCAGCGGTTGGCGGAGTTGCCCGGTGTTAAAGAATACGGCATTCGGAAGATTGATCAGCCTAATACCGCGGTGACATTGATCTATCACACCACCGAGCAACGGTTTGAATACCTCTCCCATCGTCTCCCGCCAATCGAACTGGATCATATTCGGTCGATCGGCGTGATGGATGCATGGCTCGTGAACTTCATCACTGGCTTCGAGATGTCATTGCCCTGCTTTCAGCAATTCCGAAGCCAAGTTCCGGGATTGGTATATGTGGATTATCATAGTCTCTCGCTGGACATTCAACCTGACGGATTGCGCGTGCTGCGCTATCGGCCAGACTGGAGAGAGTGGCTAAGCGGTATCGATGTAGTTCAAATGAATGAAGCAGAAGCCGCCTCGGTACTGAATCTATCAGCACCTTCGGATTCTCAATTATCTAATCTCGGCTGCCAAATTTTGGAACTTGGGGTTAAAGTCTGTCATATCACTCGTGGCTCTAATGGTTCGTTCCTATTTGTAAAAAAGGGATCAAAACAGGAATTTTATCAGATTCCAGCCATGCCGCTGAAAACCGTAGTAGACGTAACTGGCTGTGGGGATGCATTTGCTGCTGGTTTTTTGGTTCATTATTTGAACCGAGGCGACGCGCTCGAAGCAACGCGCTATGCCAATCGAGTTGCTGGATTGAACTGCACTTTCAGCGGCACAGAACAATTACCAGAACTGAAAACCATGCTAAAAGATGCTGGGGTTGAATCATCGGCTTTTTAA
- the rfbD gene encoding dTDP-4-dehydrorhamnose reductase produces MEKLVITGVNGLLGQKLLERSVSHYEVMGIDLHEAPFQTKVKFTYRQLDLTKRRLVKQALAEFQPHYLINTAAMTDVDGCETQKEQCWKINVEAMDHIIQAVRRLGTKIVHLSTDYVFDGKSGPYVETDTPEPLGYYGKSKLASENLLIASGLEHAIVRTMVLYGHGIQTRPNFVTWVIEKLNKGETVQVVTDQISNPTLADDLAEAILRIIERRKWDLFHICGSELIDRYHFALKIAEVFDLNQELIEPTTTAKLGQAATRPLKSGFIITKAQTELGIQMSDVTTGLKKLKKQLKRFLFF; encoded by the coding sequence ATGGAAAAACTTGTCATCACTGGAGTAAATGGTTTATTGGGGCAGAAGCTCCTGGAACGATCGGTTTCTCATTATGAAGTCATGGGGATAGATCTTCATGAGGCACCGTTTCAGACCAAGGTCAAATTCACATATCGCCAGCTTGATCTGACCAAGCGTCGGCTGGTGAAACAAGCATTAGCCGAATTTCAGCCGCATTATCTGATCAACACCGCTGCAATGACGGATGTCGATGGGTGCGAAACCCAAAAGGAACAATGTTGGAAGATCAACGTTGAGGCCATGGATCATATCATTCAGGCAGTCCGCAGGCTTGGGACCAAAATCGTCCATCTCTCGACTGATTATGTATTCGATGGCAAAAGCGGCCCATACGTGGAAACCGATACGCCCGAGCCGTTAGGATATTATGGCAAATCCAAATTGGCCAGTGAAAACTTGCTGATCGCTTCGGGTTTGGAACACGCCATCGTCCGCACCATGGTGTTGTATGGTCATGGCATTCAGACCCGTCCTAATTTTGTCACATGGGTAATTGAAAAATTGAACAAGGGAGAGACCGTTCAGGTCGTTACCGATCAGATCAGCAATCCCACTCTGGCAGATGATCTCGCAGAAGCGATCTTACGGATCATTGAGCGCCGCAAATGGGATCTGTTTCACATTTGTGGCAGTGAATTGATCGACCGTTATCACTTCGCCCTGAAAATCGCTGAGGTCTTTGATCTCAATCAAGAGCTCATCGAGCCGACCACCACCGCCAAACTCGGTCAGGCAGCGACACGACCCTTGAAGTCCGGTTTTATCATCACCAAGGCCCAGACCGAACTGGGGATTCAGATGTCCGATGTTACAACTGGATTAAAGAAGCTGAAGAAACAATTGAAAAGGTTCTTGTTCTTTTAA
- a CDS encoding polyprenol monophosphomannose synthase — MKAIVVIPTYNEAQNIENLIDRILFQGIRGLDILVVDDNSPDGTAEIVENIARCESNVFLLKRPTKAGLGTAYVAGFKYALEHGYDYIFEMDADFSHDPDEIPNFLEAIKNYDLVIGSRYKTGVNVINWPITRLVLSVGANKYTQWITGLPIKDCTGGYKCFRREVLEAIDLDQIASDGYSFQIEMNFKAWKKGFRITEIPIVFTDREAGSSKMSKKIIREAIWMVWKLKILSLLGKI, encoded by the coding sequence ATGAAAGCCATTGTTGTTATTCCCACCTATAACGAAGCTCAAAATATTGAAAATCTCATCGATCGAATTCTCTTTCAAGGGATCCGAGGCTTGGATATTTTGGTAGTTGATGATAACTCGCCCGATGGCACAGCCGAGATTGTCGAAAATATTGCCCGCTGCGAGTCCAACGTATTTTTATTGAAACGGCCTACCAAGGCTGGCTTGGGAACCGCCTATGTGGCTGGATTCAAATACGCATTGGAACATGGTTATGATTACATCTTCGAAATGGATGCCGATTTCTCTCACGATCCCGATGAAATCCCCAATTTTTTAGAAGCTATTAAAAACTATGATCTGGTGATCGGCTCGCGCTACAAGACTGGCGTCAATGTCATCAATTGGCCGATCACCCGCTTGGTGCTCAGTGTCGGTGCCAATAAGTACACGCAATGGATCACAGGACTTCCCATCAAAGATTGCACCGGGGGTTATAAGTGCTTCCGTCGGGAGGTCCTCGAAGCCATCGATCTTGATCAGATTGCTTCAGATGGTTATTCGTTTCAAATCGAAATGAATTTCAAAGCATGGAAAAAGGGTTTCCGCATCACTGAGATCCCCATCGTATTCACGGATCGCGAGGCGGGCAGCTCCAAGATGTCCAAAAAAATCATTCGTGAGGCGATCTGGATGGTGTGGAAATTGAAGATTCTGAGCCTGCTTGGCAAAATTTGA
- a CDS encoding DASS family sodium-coupled anion symporter, which produces MTQGPPYEETSAVITEAISETEQRFDRWRRTISLFLGPAVFILFLIIPMPALTVQAHRLAAIIALVLIYWVGEALPIPITALLGPVLCIILGIASPTTVFAPFSSPIIFLFLGSFLLARGMIEQQLDQRIALSILSLRWIGNRPYRLVIAIALIPSLISMWISDSATTAMIYPILLGIIGAFGALSQHSGQNLTSERFNTGLLLTIAYGALIGGIGTPIGTPPNLIGIGMLDKILHVRIYFFQWMMLAIPILIVMWLIMVLFMMWRHPPAMKRFPGLEDFLRQQQKQQGPWTRGQRNALIAFLVAVVLWIAPGIIASGWGTDCAAFKFCEQHLPEGIASMAAAILLFILPVNWRERRFTLTWSQAVKIDWGTILLFGGGLSLGGLMFTTNLADVLGKQLIAFGGATSLWSITLIAIILAHIITEMTSNTATANMLVPIMIAVAQSAGVSAIPPTLGVCLGASMAFMLPVSTPSNAIVYGSGKVPITAMLTAGVILDILSTLVIFLGLRILCPLLDLI; this is translated from the coding sequence GTGACTCAGGGCCCTCCATACGAAGAAACTTCCGCCGTTATTACCGAGGCGATCTCTGAAACCGAACAGCGGTTCGACCGCTGGCGTCGAACCATTAGCTTGTTTCTTGGCCCTGCGGTATTTATTCTTTTTTTGATCATTCCGATGCCAGCTTTAACGGTGCAGGCCCATCGCCTCGCAGCGATCATCGCGCTGGTTCTCATTTATTGGGTCGGCGAAGCCCTGCCAATTCCAATTACCGCCCTTTTGGGTCCTGTCTTATGCATCATCTTGGGGATTGCCTCTCCAACCACGGTATTTGCCCCATTCTCTTCCCCCATCATATTTCTGTTTTTAGGGAGCTTTCTCTTGGCTCGGGGGATGATCGAGCAGCAGTTGGATCAGCGCATCGCCCTGAGCATTCTATCGTTGCGGTGGATTGGCAATCGCCCTTATCGATTGGTGATCGCCATCGCACTGATTCCTTCGCTGATCTCCATGTGGATCAGCGACAGTGCCACGACGGCCATGATCTACCCCATCCTGCTGGGTATTATCGGTGCGTTTGGTGCGCTTTCGCAGCACAGCGGGCAAAATTTGACCTCGGAGCGTTTCAACACGGGGCTGCTTTTGACCATTGCCTATGGGGCATTGATCGGCGGGATCGGTACCCCCATAGGCACGCCGCCAAATTTGATCGGTATTGGCATGCTCGATAAAATTTTGCACGTTCGAATTTATTTCTTTCAATGGATGATGCTGGCCATCCCCATCCTGATCGTCATGTGGCTTATCATGGTTCTGTTTATGATGTGGCGACACCCCCCAGCCATGAAGCGATTTCCCGGCCTAGAGGATTTTTTGCGACAGCAACAAAAGCAACAAGGCCCATGGACTCGAGGACAGCGAAACGCGCTCATCGCGTTTCTGGTCGCAGTGGTGCTCTGGATTGCTCCTGGCATCATCGCCTCGGGATGGGGCACGGATTGCGCAGCGTTCAAATTTTGCGAACAACATCTGCCAGAGGGAATCGCTTCCATGGCCGCAGCGATCTTGCTGTTCATCCTCCCCGTCAATTGGCGCGAGCGGCGCTTCACCCTCACCTGGAGCCAAGCCGTGAAAATCGATTGGGGAACGATCCTGCTCTTCGGTGGCGGATTATCGTTGGGCGGACTGATGTTCACCACCAATCTGGCTGATGTATTAGGAAAACAGCTCATCGCCTTTGGAGGTGCCACATCGCTGTGGTCTATCACCCTCATTGCAATCATTTTAGCCCATATTATTACCGAGATGACCTCCAACACGGCCACGGCAAATATGTTAGTGCCCATCATGATTGCCGTAGCCCAAAGCGCAGGAGTGAGCGCCATCCCTCCAACGCTCGGGGTATGCCTCGGAGCCAGTATGGCTTTCATGTTACCGGTTTCCACCCCGTCCAACGCCATTGTCTATGGTTCAGGCAAAGTTCCGATCACGGCCATGCTCACTGCTGGGGTAATCCTTGATATCCTCAGCACGCTCGTGATCTTCTTAGGGCTGAGAATTTTGTGCCCTTTACTGGATCTGATTTGA